ATTGGGCTCCCGTAGACTTTTAGCTACCGCATTTCTGACATCTCGGTTCATTTTATCAGGACCGCATGAAACCACAGCTGTTGTATCCGGAATAAGCTTCAATAATCCTGGGAGCTCTTTTTTGATGCTTGGCCTTCTTCCTAAGTTAACCTTACACCTGAAAAATACATTCTGCAGCTTCTCCCTCGTAGCATCATACTCCACCGGTGACACTCGCTCCTCTGTTGTAGAAATAATTTCATTCATACGTTGATTCAGCTCAGTTGGAAGTTCTTTTGAGCCAGTTGAGAGTGGATCCAAAAGATGTACTAACTCATTATTGGACAAATCAGTGCACGAATTGACCAACTCAATAGGATCTCCCATTTCTTTTGGCGCAATTTTCAGCTCCTGGTCGTCAATGGGCAGAATGGCTTCAAGTTCTCTAGTCAGATAAATTATAACCTTCACCATTTCAAACCTTGACAGTGCTTCAATCTCGTCCacaaactcttcaattgCAGAGATGGTGGGTGCTGACCAGATTACATTGATCGAATGATTCTTGGCCTTATCAGCAAGATATGTATGTGCCAGATCCATGGCAAACGTGTAGACCACTGTTATACCTACACCTCCAgcaaaaaatattgaatgTTGATAAGCCTTAAACGGAATCGTTGAGCCATATGGTCCTTCAACCAACATGGGAAGCGTGCACATGAGGTTTTCCTGCCTCATGATATAGTTTCCGAGTTTCTTGGTAATTCCATTCTTGATACGAATTAAAAAAaccaatttgttgaaatcttccTGCCTCGCAGGCCCTAAAATGGTGAATGGGTGAGATTGCCAAAAAAATTTCGGTTTTAGGAAGTAAAGATAACTATACGCTCCAGGAAAACTTCTCCACCAACCGCTATGATGTACTGTGATTCTCAAGGAATGAGGTTCAAGCTTTTTGTTGAGGACTAATGTGCATTTACCCTGAACTATCCCACCACTAAGCAtgatttttccaaatctaGAAAAGTATTCTAGAGCCCAAATAGCTACAGTGATATAGAGAAACTCCATCCAGCCCAACGTCAGGCAATGGTACCAGCATcccaaaacaaaaataatTGCCAATATTTGATGACTAGATACGAACAGCTGATGGCATTTTCGTCTGAAGTATCGTGAGCTCAGAAATATGGATATTGAAGCGGCAACAAAAGCTGTGTTAGCCCACCTCCACTTGTTTATCATCCAACGTTCTCTATAATTGGAACAAGATGCGGTAAAGGCTACATAGAACACGGCATGCAATAGTACAAGAATCCAAACTGTTCTAGCAATCCATCTgtgaaaaatgttgaaagtTCGATAGGGCCATCCGGTAATGAGTTGAAGTACGTTGTTCCTTCCTGAAAATAAGATCAACATCGGCAATTGCGTAATTGCTAAAATACCAGTTCTATCAGCAATGTAAGCAAACAGTTGAGCATTCTTCCACGGAAATATTGAGTTAGGGCGGTATAGTTGATAATCTACAGTGCAAAATATTGTCACCAGAGCCATGTAGAATGCCACTGTTATTGATTGAACTCTTATAGGAAAACTTCTTAGCAAAGAGTTCACGAATGTGTTTATTCTAGAGTTTTTTCTGAAATGACTCTCCGAGATCAGTTGAGGACAAATTACGTGCTCTCTTAGCCAACGAGTAGTGTCTCCATTCATGTTCATATAAATGTAAGGAAAGCACCATTGTAAAACATTGTTTGTAGTGGCCAGAATCAAGCTCAAACCCCAATAGCCAATTAATCCTACGCCATACTTTGTGCTTTTATATCTGTGGTTCAACAAACGCCGAACAGATTCCTGGGAAGATGCGAACCTTTGAGCATCAGGTATTACTGGGTTATGGAGCTGTGACTTGTTCAAACCATTCACCACTGAAACAGGTATTGCGTGAGATGTTGCATTGTCAAATACATCGATCAATTGAGTAAAGGAGTACTTCTTACTTCCCTGGACACCACAGACTTCCTTAATATAGTCAAAGGCTCGAGTGagttcatcaatttcatcagtATTATCATCGATGCAGAGCAAAACTGTTCCCAAGAACTCAGGGCTCAAGCATCGGCATTTATATTCTAGATCTGGTTGAGCACAATCAAATGGATAGTTGCTGAAATTTGAAGCTACAAAGAGACAAGCAGCTCCAGTTTCATCACTGATCCCCTTACTTGATCCCAGCTTAAAGAAGCATCCCATAAagagcaacaacagcaCTTTCATTTTGTTTGGTAATATTTCAAGATAGTCTTCCAATAACACAAAAAGGTTACTGTAGCGAGAAATTTCAGTGTCTCAAATCGGATAAGATAAGATAAGATAAGATAAGAGGGGATCTGGGTCTGATTCATCAAAGATCAAATCGCAGTTTCTGATATTGTCACAGGGGTATATTTGGCTGCTTGTCTGTTGGCAAAATTGGGCTTTTGTTGTAGATAGAGTAATGGTCCGTTTGATCAGGTAAATCGTGGCCCTCATTAAAGCCGAGACCGAAAGAATTATTGAAATTTACATTGGAATGCGAAGGAGCCgaagaaatcaaatacTCATTTGTGATATCAATATCGTTAATGGATGATGGGTTCTCAGGGTTTGCTGTAAGATTCAAGTGCTCATATAAAAGTTTGGCCATTTGGAGATTCTCATCATTGGCCTTCTTGAGCGGTGGTTTCGAAATCGATTTTCGTCTTGGTTGACTCTTTGCGGTCCTATTTTTACTCAAttgtttttgtttcctaGAAAACAAACTCACCACCACCTTTGAGTCAGTCCTATGTCTTTGGAAGTCAAACTCTTTATAGAGAAGATAAAATAACTCATTGTATAACTCCCTTTTTTCAGGTGTGAATTCCACAGACTGAGTGGATTTGTAAAGATCTTGCAAGTACGTCACATCAAGATGGCAAATAGTGATCAAAAGAGTAATTCTGTCAGATTTGTTAAGGTGGTCAGGTTCCCTATGTGGAACTTCATTTGGCCACCACGGAGGCCTCGTACAGTATCCTCCTTTGTACGGAAACTTTGTCTGTTTTTTGGGTTCAATCACCTTGATCCATAGCTTTGCAATTTCTTTGCAgacaatttgttgaagcAGGTTGAAATACATCTTGTATTGCTCATTCATAGAGAACTTATTTTGCAGGTCAATGGTGAACATTTGTGTAGGTTCGTTCATTGGTGGTTGAAATCCATTTGTTGGCGGCGGAGATCTAAGTTCAATTGGAGAAGTTTTACTAGTTAAATCATTGAGTATGTTACGATTCGGATTCTCCAAAAGATATTGAAACACCAATGATAAATTGTCCAAatacttttgaaatcttgGTGAAGCCTGTATCTCCAGCTTATCTCTAACTTGACCAATCACAATGTAGTCATCAAACTTATTTTCGGGGTCTTCCATTAACAGTTGATGAGGAATTATGATCTATGGTTCTTTAAGTAGTACACCAGTCAGATGTTTGAAACATGCCTGAAACAGTGACAACAAAATTGGCATCTTGAGTAATAGCTAAGTACGAGATAGTAGTAGAATCGCAGTCAGTAAAACGTAATGTGAGGTCACATTAAGAGTGCTGGTTGGCGTACTCCAACGTTGTTGTTTGAGGGTAGTAATTCCAGAGTAGTAATTTCAACCTGCATACAGCTTACTCGATCTCATTTTTCCGCGTATTATCGATAACTTCCGCATAGACCAACCAAAATGACGCTTGATAGTCAACTCCAAACGCTTTCAATTAAAAGTGATGGAGCTGTGGACCTCTCAAAACTAGACGACAAGCAAAGAAGGGCCTATGATCTATTTCACCAGGCCaatgagaaagaaatggaGGGTGCAATGAGCGATGCTGTTGAGCTTTATAGAAAGGCCTATAAACTAGACGAAAAAGTTGATCGCTGGTACCGGTATCAAGATATTACGAAGCAGGCTTCTCCCCACAACAAGAATACCATAGAAAAACCGGCCGTTGACCTTGAACTAGTTAAAAAGATTAATGTTCAAGAGTTATTGAATAGTTTCAACGAAGATCAAATTACACCCGAGGAAGAAAACGAGCCGTCACCATTACATTTGCTTTCTGATGACTTGTTGATATATATAATGGAACTTCTATGCGACGCTGACTCATCCAGCTGGTTTTACTTTGCAATCACTTGCAAAAAACTATCGTATCTCGGGTTCCATAACAAATCAATTTGGGAGAAACTTTGTAAAATTGTTTATTCCAGACAACGGTACGATGAAGACACTCCCTGCAGCCAAGACCAAATATGTCAGAATACGTGGAAGGGCGATTGGCACCTTATGCTAAGTCAAAGaccttttttgaaattcaatGGTGCATATATAAGTATCATCAATTATTATAGAGAAGGGGGAAGGCCAGACATGTCAAACTCATGGTCAAACCCGATAAGGTGTGTTACTTATTATCGATTTGTGAGGTTCTATCCAGATGGTACATGCCAAAGGTTGTTGACGTTTTTAAGCCCCAAGATAGTTGTTCCAAGACTAAATAAAAATTATCACGAACTGGGCTTAGAGAATGTGTTTCGGGGCACTTGGAAGATGACCATGGATGGCCAAGTACTAATCACAGGGGAAGGCTCCGTGGAGGGATACAGTTTTTCAGAGACACTTCAGATCAAAAACCTGGGGCGAATGAAACATCACAAATTACATTGGATATCTGCATATTTCCAGAATAAAGATGATGGAGAAATGAAgcatttttctttggcaaaagAGAGACCATTCACTTTCAGTCGGGTCAAATCATACTCTGTGTAGATTTTTCTACTCTCATTGCACATATATGATCCCATTTGCCTCAAGAATAAACTTTCCCACTTTGAATTGTTGAGTATCGTCATCCGCTGACAAATACTCCCATCCGATTACTTTCTTGCATTGATGGCACTTAATGTCGCACACCATGTACAGACCTGTAGTCATGTGTCGCCTTTCTGCCTGTCCTCTTAATATATTCACACTAAAGTTAGTTTGAACTCTAATAGAAAGTACAAGATACTTACACCTTATTAACTAAAAAAGCATTCCCCAGCCTACCCCTATATTTGTCACTGATAACCTGTTTTGACTGGGATAAATGTGTAGAGCAGTTTTTGCATCCAAAAGTAATACATTTTTCTCCGAATACCACTTGGGGCGCTTCTAATAATACGGAGTTTCTTAAACCCATGGTTTTATTTGCGTTACAGTTTGCTCAGAAGGGAGGGAAGATGCCGATAGCGATAGGGCCTAAGACATCTCGAGAGCGATAAGCAAATTCGGGGCTATACACCAGGCTCGGGTTACAGTTTTCAGTTACTGCTTCAAGTTAGACGAGGGACTATAAGTCTATCTCTATATGTGTGGGCCACAACACTTTCATCTGTTTCCTCATTCAGTCACTTCTGGCCCCATTAATGGTAGTTCACAGAAATTTCATCTGTGTCATCTCCTCCTCTATCTCATACTTCTAATTCCCTCGAATTATTCGAACCCTCTTGGATCTTCCTGCTGTCTTCCGTTAAAAGTCCTCTACGGATCCATTGACTTCCGATGGAATACATCAAGATTGCACAGGTTCCTGATGCTGTGCTTCACAAGAAAGGTAACACCGTTAAAGGTGTGTTGCATTTAACCACTCATCACCTAATCTTCACTTTGCCACAAGTTGAAACAGCACCAAGAGGTTCGCAGGAGCTATGGTTGTGCTATCCTATGATTGAACGAGTCACTTTCACCAAAGGGTCTGCCTTATTATATGCGCCAGACAAAgatgaaagttttcaattgacCAAAGGTGCAAATCTGCGAATCATATGTAGAGATTATACTTTTTTGGCATTTGATTTTAAGGATGTCAAACAATGCAACGATGTCTTTGAGAGCTTGTTGAAACTTACATGTGTCAATTCCTTGGAGAACTTATATGCATTCTTATACAGTCCAGTTAAAATTGAGGCACCCTTAAATGGATGGAAAATATACGAACCTGTCAGGGAATTTGCACGTCAGGGTTTGAAGCTTAATTCTCCGAATAGCTCTAGTGAGCATCCCGGTGACAAGATGTGGAGAATGTCTAATATCAACGAGTCATACAGAGTTTGCACTTCATATCCAAGTGTAATTGTGACGCCAGCAAGCATATCTAATAGCGTTTTACATCATGCCTCAAAGTTCAGATCGAAAGGAAGAATGCCTGCCTTAACATACTATCACAAATATAACGGCTGTTCAATAATACGTTGCTCCCAACCTTTGGTGGGACTGAAGCAGAATAGGTCGATGCAAGATGAGAAACTTTTGTTGGAGGTCACGAAGACAAATGACGCCTCGTCTGTATTAATTGTGGACGCCAGGCCTGTAGCTAATGCAATCGCACAAACTGCCCTAGGAGCAGGTTCAGAAATTGTAGAATATTACCCCAATGCTAAAAAGGTgtttttgaacattgaCAACATACATGTTATCAGGGATAGTCTAAATAAGGTGACGGAAGCTTTAAAAAACACCGACATTTCCATGGAACCACCCAATCAAGATTTGTTGATAAAAAGCGGTTGGCTTAAGTTGATTTACACAGTACTGACCGGGCTAGACATGATTGTTAAGTCTCTACATTTAAATAAACAACACTTATTGTTGCATTGTTCTGATGGTTGGGATAGAACATCACAATTAGCAGCGCTAGCTCAATTGCTGCTGGATCCCTATTATCGTACACTAGAAGGAATCATGGTTTTGATAGAAAAGGACTggctttcttttggtcATCGATTCAACGAGAGATCTGGTCATTTGCAAAGTGAAACAAAATTTGTTGATAATTCGGAGTATAGCAGCACCAACCAGGCCCAACATGCCATTAAGCAAGTAACGACTCACTTTAGACATCGCAAACACGTCAAATATACTTCACCAATTTTCCATCAGTTCTTGGACTGTATCTATCAATTACTGAAGCAAAACCCAACAATATTTGAGTTCAACGAGCGATTTCTACGAAGGTTACTCTACCACCTCTACTCATGTCAATATGGAACATTTTTGTATGACTCAGAACTTGAACGAAGACAGGCAAAAGTGAGTGAAAAGACTCGTTCTGTGTGGGATTACTTTTTAGCTCGTAAGTCACAATTTGTCAATCCAGACTATAAAAGGTTGGATGAAGTTGTATATCCCGATCTTTCGAAGATTTCGTTTTGGTACGAACTGTTTGGACGGACTGACGAGGAACTCAATGGTTTCCTGAATGAAAGCTCAGCATCGTCTGGAAATATAGATACTAGTCTTTACTATGAGTCTCAAACCAAGAATGAGACTACCGAAATGGGGATAAAACTGCAGGAAACTCAAACGTTATTGAGTCAAGTTGAGCTTAAAGAATAGCCATACTAATATAGATATCATAGACTCGCTACTTCTCCTTTCCATTTAACACCACACCAATTCGATAATTGAATAGTTAACAACCTGGCGTCTCTAATCTCTTCCAGAGTACATCCGTTATTCACTGCGCCTTTAAGATGACCCTTCAATTGCGGATTGACATCTTGCGGAATTAAACATGAGATCACAACCAGACTTGTCTCCTTTACTGACAATACATCTGTAAAACTCAATAGTGGAGCGTACACATGGTTGAAGGTATAGTGCCATAGATCAGGGTAGGCGGTGTTCATTTGGCCCATCACTCTATTTGAAATCTTTCCATAAACACTGTTCCAAAACTgccttcctctttctctttcagttCTTACTGCCTCTTCGGAAAGCAAAAAGTCTCTTTTGACCGCTGTCTCTCTTAATGATAATGGAGTGGCTTCTTTAAGAAGCATCATAGAATTTATGCACTTTGGTAATCCTCCCAAGGCTGCTGACTTCAGCAGAGCTTCTCTAGCTCTTGAAGTAACGTGTTTCTGCTTGATGAGATCCTTATCATTTTGGAACTCTAGTGAGACTGCATATCGGTCGATTAATGTCTGACATGTTTTCAAGGACCTCTCCGCCGTTTGTATGGTAGGAGAGCCATTATTAGCGTAGAGCTCTAACGCATAATGATAAACTTTGGGGATTTCTTCAGGGAGATTGCAAATGTTTAAAGCTACAATTGAAATAAGAAACCAGCTATCAGTAAGACTTTTATATTGGGTGGAAAGGTGGACCAACCGTTGTGGGGTGATCACTGACATCAGTTAGTTAAGAGAGATTAGTCATGTAGTATGGATATTTCAAACCTCGCGAGCCCTAAGTTGGGATTCCTACAGATACTATGTCATAGGTAAAGCTGCAAATCAGATACTCCTACTTATATGAGAGGCCATTATCTTGCAAGGATAGCCGTCAGGACAAAAGAGCAAAAGGAATGCAATTCATGACTCTAATTGTTGGCCAAATACCTTTAGGTAGTCGTCAACGGAGGTCGAACTTTCTAAAGAGGTGTTCAGTATTCCGTTGATTGCAATAGTGGGCGTAACATGAACACCAATTGTACGGTGCAGCCTGATAAAATACTTAAAATCTTTCCCTATCAAATTTCCAGCGTTAGACGGGGAATCGGACGctttgatttcaacaaatttCCACAGCTCAGCAGCCTCAATTCCTAACGGAGTTGCCAAATCGATCAATCGCTGATAAGTTTCCTTTCTAGTCTCATTGTAGGTCTCTGTgtcaaagaattgagaCTGGTTCTCAAACAAAATGTTCGAATAGTCCCAGAATTTGGAAGGAGCCACAGCCGCCACAGCCAAAGAAACCTCGTGCAAAAGGGAGCTTGTCGGGTGCCATGGTTGGGGAACATTATAGAATACGAATTGAAACTTTCCTGGATACAGCTTCTCAGTCTCCGGAATCACCGATTTataaaacttgaagaacagAATCGCACTGAATGGACAGTCGTAGTCCAAAAACAACTGGATACGGTGAACATTGGCTGGAACTGTGCCCGATGAAGCCTTGTAGATGTGTGAGGGGATGAACTTGGGGGCCAAAGACATTTTCGTTTGTTGAGAACAGGGGATGGTagttggaagaagaaaaaagagaagtACCCCAGTTTGCTCTTATACTATGAGGGTCGGGGTTTATATAAAATCTCGAATGATTATGACGTGCCAATATTTAAAATGTCACTGACGTGAGACACACTTTATCTGCTATCTACAGTTCTTCGGCGCTTAGATCCACATTGATTCTAAATGGTCTATTTCTCCAGATAATTCTAGTCCCTAACATGGCGGATATCCATATGGGAAGGGCTAAAACCTCTCTGAGTAACCAATAAAGAACCCATCTGTGAAATGTCCTTAAGTTTGAGCTTTCGAAAGGACTTCCGTAAGCATTGAAGTTAGGTTCCGCAAAATATGGTACGTTACAAGTCGCTGTGTCTTGAGATGCATTGGTTAGTAGGATATGAAATTGTGTGTAATCTGTGACCATCCAGACTAGCAAgtgaaagatgaaaaatttccaatTGAAATATGACTGAAGGAATAGCGTGGATATGGCAAAAGTTCCAAACGTGCCGCATAACAGGCACTCTGTAGTTGGCTCCAATAATGTAGCTTCTAGAACCATATGTTTTCTAACACGGAGCCAGCGGATCCTTCGAAGAAGGTAGTTCTTCAATGATGTACTATTGAC
This is a stretch of genomic DNA from Komagataella phaffii GS115 chromosome 3, complete sequence. It encodes these proteins:
- a CDS encoding Ferric reductase and cupric reductase, with protein sequence MKVLLLLFMGCFFKLGSSKGISDETGAACLFVASNFSNYPFDCAQPDLEYKCRCLSPEFLGTVLLCIDDNTDEIDELTRAFDYIKEVCGVQGSKKYSFTQLIDVFDNATSHAIPVSVVNGLNKSQLHNPVIPDAQRFASSQESVRRLLNHRYKSTKYGVGLIGYWGLSLILATTNNVLQWCFPYIYMNMNGDTTRWLREHVICPQLISESHFRKNSRINTFVNSLLRSFPIRVQSITVAFYMALVTIFCTVDYQLYRPNSIFPWKNAQLFAYIADRTGILAITQLPMLILFSGRNNVLQLITGWPYRTFNIFHRWIARTVWILVLLHAVFYVAFTASCSNYRERWMINKWRWANTAFVAASISIFLSSRYFRRKCHQLFVSSHQILAIIFVLGCWYHCLTLGWMEFLYITVAIWALEYFSRFGKIMLSGGIVQGKCTLVLNKKLEPHSLRITVHHSGWWRSFPGAYSYLYFLKPKFFWQSHPFTILGPARQEDFNKLVFLIRIKNGITKKLGNYIMRQENLMCTLPMLVEGPYGSTIPFKAYQHSIFFAGGVGITVVYTFAMDLAHTYLADKAKNHSINVIWSAPTISAIEEFVDEIEALSRFEMVKVIIYLTRELEAILPIDDQELKIAPKEMGDPIELVNSCTDLSNNELVHLLDPLSTGSKELPTELNQRMNEIISTTEERVSPVEYDATREKLQNVFFRCKVNLGRRPSIKKELPGLLKLIPDTTAVVSCGPDKMNRDVRNAVAKSLREPNKGRIDYFEEELVW
- a CDS encoding Putative SCF-ubiquitin ligase F-box protein; translation: MTLDSQLQTLSIKSDGAVDLSKLDDKQRRAYDLFHQANEKEMEGAMSDAVELYRKAYKLDEKVDRWYRYQDITKQASPHNKNTIEKPAVDLELVKKINVQELLNSFNEDQITPEEENEPSPLHLLSDDLLIYIMELLCDADSSSWFYFAITCKKLSYLGFHNKSIWEKLCKIVYSRQRYDEDTPCSQDQICQNTWKGDWHLMLSQRPFLKFNGAYISIINYYREGGRPDMSNSWSNPIRCVTYYRFVRFYPDGTCQRLLTFLSPKIVVPRLNKNYHELGLENVFRGTWKMTMDGQVLITGEGSVEGYSFSETLQIKNLGRMKHHKLHWISAYFQNKDDGEMKHFSLAKERPFTFSRVKSYSV
- a CDS encoding Phosphatidylinositol 3-phosphate [PI(3)P] phosphatase; translated protein: MEYIKIAQVPDAVLHKKGNTVKGVLHLTTHHLIFTLPQVETAPRGSQELWLCYPMIERVTFTKGSALLYAPDKDESFQLTKGANLRIICRDYTFLAFDFKDVKQCNDVFESLLKLTCVNSLENLYAFLYSPVKIEAPLNGWKIYEPVREFARQGLKLNSPNSSSEHPGDKMWRMSNINESYRVCTSYPSVIVTPASISNSVLHHASKFRSKGRMPALTYYHKYNGCSIIRCSQPLVGLKQNRSMQDEKLLLEVTKTNDASSVLIVDARPVANAIAQTALGAGSEIVEYYPNAKKVFLNIDNIHVIRDSLNKVTEALKNTDISMEPPNQDLLIKSGWLKLIYTVLTGLDMIVKSLHLNKQHLLLHCSDGWDRTSQLAALAQLLLDPYYRTLEGIMVLIEKDWLSFGHRFNERSGHLQSETKFVDNSEYSSTNQAQHAIKQVTTHFRHRKHVKYTSPIFHQFLDCIYQLLKQNPTIFEFNERFLRRLLYHLYSCQYGTFLYDSELERRQAKTIKGWMKLYIPIFRRFRFGTNCLDGLTRNSMVS